A window from Cinclus cinclus chromosome 4, bCinCin1.1, whole genome shotgun sequence encodes these proteins:
- the B4GALNT3 gene encoding beta-1,4-N-acetylgalactosaminyltransferase 3, producing the protein MRGRLLARLRRRRQLRLLLALGALALGLWAAYLELVAAAGGGAAPERRYESWRELAKVLSDTSVSGGDTGLQLDYPHKLGHQIQELHIGRNKSNYAAVDNPVPWMPEFQGQANLHVFEDWCGSSIEQLRRNLHFPLFPHTRTTLKKLAVSPKWTNYGLRIFGYLHPFTDGEFQFAIAADDNAEFWLSPDENPSGLQLLASVGKTGKEWTAPGEFGKFHSQTSNMVRLSAAGRYYFEVLHKQDDRGTDHVEVAWRLNDPEAKFKVIDSQYLSLFANETLLKMDEVGHIPQTLASRRSPAADSTSSRAHPADMLKPDPRDTLYEVPLLSKSRVRRALPDCPYKPSYLVNGFPLQRYQGLQFVHLSFVYPNDYSRLSHMEKDNKCFYQENPYYLERFGFYKYMKMDRPEKSLDSGEKTEQPRSQEGNLDDLQYEEQDVESTSAPENAGTGRAGPAGKAPSSVVGSDSIRDYYSLRERRRLLSVMGDNAGEEIRRRRMKRSGVKSAMLASTNQSLRLTSLEGNPVTKRPRLKAGVKDNSRSPPHHARAIQGRAPVRRANPPSRTVSQRHQSLGHPRDSEVTIPNGLEPGGGLSTTKDRLQPASTMPAGKEGPVSGKAGRQVVSTASPSQQPRLPQWLSQVQPYIADQKVATNGDVGEEEAQVASPVKDKSGGAAEEEEVDGEQEEEDEEDFDYVPVFDQAVNWEQTFSMSNLDFHMLRTDWIDLKCNTSGNLLLREREALEVTRAFLRKLNQRSKGRFQLQRIVNVEKRQDRVRGSRYLLELELLEQGERRVRLSEYVFARGWQGSGGHEDERRMRNLVWGRRRHLMAAANEPELCWPQGFSWNHRAVVHFVVPVKNQARWVLQFISDMEELFRVTKDPYFSIIITDYSSDDMDVEKALKRSTLHSYQYLKLTGNFERSAGLQAGIDLVTDPHSIIFLCDLHIHFPAGVIDAIRKHCVEGKMAFAPMVMRLHCGMSPHWPDGYWEVNGFGLLGIYKSDLDKIGGMNTKEFRDRWGGEDWELLDRILQAGLEVERLSLRNFFHWFHSKRGMWNRRQLKTA; encoded by the exons GATATGAAAGCTGGAGGGAGCTTGCTAAGGTTCTGTCAGACACCAGTGTCTCAGGTGGGGACACAGGCCTTCAGCTGGACTATCCACACAAGCTGGGACACCAG ATCCAAGAGCTGCACATAGGGAGGAATAAATCAAATTACGCAGCTGTGGACAACCCTGTGCCATGGATGCCAGAA TTCCAGGGCCAGGCCAACCTGCATGTCTTTGAGGACTGGTGTGGCAGCTCCATTGAGCAGCTCAGAAGAAACCTCCACTTCCCCCTCTTTCCTCAC ACAAGAACTACGCTGAAGAAGTTGGCTGTGTCCCCAAAATGGACCAACTATGGTCTCCGGATATTTGGTTACCTGCATCCTTTCACTGATG GGGAGTTTCAGTTTGCCATTGCTGCGGATGACAATGCTGAGTTCTGGCTGAGTCCAGATGAAAATCCCTCTggtctccagctgctggccagTGTAGGCAAG ACAGGGAAAGAGTGGACCGCACCAGGAGAGTTTGGGAAATTTCACAGCCAGACGTCAAACATGGTGAG GTTGTCAGCGGCAGGCAGGTACTATTTTGAGGTGCTGCACAAGCAGGATGACAGAGGAACAGACCATGTGGAAGTAGCA TGGAGACTGAATGACCCAGAAGCAAAGTTCAAGGTCATTGACTCCCAGTATCTCTCCCTTTTTGCTA ACGAGACGCTTCTGAAGATGGATGAGGTTGGGCACATCCCACAGACGCTGGCCAGTCGCAGGAGCCCGGCTGCtgacagcaccagcagcagggcacaCCCAGCTGACATGCTGAAGCCTGACCCCCGGGACACTCTTTATGAAG TGCCTCTGCTCAGCAAGTCCCGTGTGCGCCGGGCGCTGCCGGACTGCCCGTACAAGCCCAGCTACCTGGTGAATGGATTTCCTCTGCAGCGCTACCAGGGGCTCCAGTTC gtTCATTTGTCCTTTGTTTACCCAAATGATTACAGCCGCCTGAGCCACATGGAGAAAGACAACAAATGCTTCTACCAGGAAAACCCTTATTATTTGGAAAG ATTTGGATTTTACAAGTACATGAAAATGGATCGGCCAGAGAAGAGCCTGGACTCTGGAGAAAAGACAGAGCAGCCAA GGTCCCAGGAGGGGAACCTGGATGACCTGCAGTACGAGGAGCAGGACGTGGAGAGCACCAGTGCCCCCGAGAACgctggcacagggagggcagggcCAGCAGGCAAGGCTCCCAGCAGCGTGGTGGGCAGTGACAGTATTCGTGACTACTATTCCCTCAGGGAGCGCCGCCGGCTCCTCTCGGTGATGGGTGACAATGCAGGAGAGGAGATacggaggaggaggatgaaaaGGTCTGGTGTCAAATCAGCCATGCTGGCCTCTACCAACCAAAGCCTCAGACTGACCAGCCTAGAGGGAAACCCAGTAACGAAGAGACCCCGTTTAAAAGCTGGTGTCAAAGACAATTCCAGGAGCCCTCCACACCATGCCAGGGCCATCCAGGGGAGAGCACCTGTCAGAAGGGCAAACCCTCCTTCTAGGACTGTGTCTCAAAGGCATCAGTCTCTTGGCCACCCCAGGGACTCAGAGGTCACCATTCCCAACGGGTTAGAACCTGGAGGAGGCCTCAGCACCACGAAGGAcaggctgcagccagcaagCACCATGCCAGCTGGGAAAGAAGGTCCAGTCTCTGGCAAAGCTGGGAGACAGGTGGTGAGCACTGCCAGCCCTAGccagcagcccaggctgccaCAGTGGCTGAGCCAGGTGCAGCCCTACATTGCTGATCAGAAAGTGGCCACCAATGGGGATGTGGGTGAGGAAGAGGCACAGGTGGCCTCTCCTGTGAAGGACAAgtctggaggagcagcagaagaggaagaggtgGATGGGGAgcaagaggaggaagatgaggaggattTTGATTATGTACCAGTGTTTGACCAGGCTGTCAACTGGGAGCAGACCTTCAGCATGAGCAATCTGGACTTCCATATGCTGCGCACAGACTGGATTGACCTGAAATGCAACACCTCAGGGAATTTGCTGCTCAGAGAAAGGGAGGCCCTGGAAGTTACACGTGCCTTCCTGAGGAAACTCAACCAGAGGAGTAAAGG GCGCTTCCAGCTGCAGCGCATCGTGAACGTGGAGAAGCGGCAGGACCGCGTGCGTGGCAGCCGCtacctgctggagctggagctgctggagcagggcgAGCGTCGTGTCCGCCTCTCCGAGTACGTCTTTGCgcggggctggcagggcagcGGTGGCCACGAGGAcgagaggaggatgaggaaccTGGTGTGGGGCCGCCGGAGGCACCTGATGGCTGCGGCCAACGAGCCGGAgctctgctggccccaggggTTTTCCTGGAACCACCGGGCCGTGGTTCACTTCGTGGTGCCAG TGAAAAACCAGGCACGTTGGGTACTGCAGTTCATCTCTGACATGGAAGAGCTATTCCGAGTCACCAAGGATCCTTACTTCAGCATCATCATCACAGACTACAGCAGTGATGACATGGATGTAGAGAAGGCTCTGAAAAGGTCTACTTTGCATAG CTATCAGTATCTGAAGCTGACAGGGAATTTTGAACGTTCTGCTGGGCTCCAGGCAGGGATAGACCTCGTAACG GACCCGCACAGCATTATCTTCCTGTGTGACCTCCACATCCACTTCCCAGCTGGAGTCATTGATGCAATCAGGAAACACTGCGTGGAAGGCAAGATGGCCTTTGCACCCATGGTCATGAGGCTGCACTGCGGAATGTCCCCACACTGGCCTGATG GCTACTGGGAGGTGAATGGGTTTGGTCTCCTGGGCATATACAAGTCTGACCTGGACAAAATTGGAGGCATGAACACAAAAGAGTTTCGGGACCGCTGGGGAGGAGAGGACTGGGAACTCCTGGACAG GATCTTACAGGCTGGGCTGGAAGTGGAGCGTCTCTCCCTGAGAAACTTTTTCCACTGGTTTCACTCAAAGCGGGGCATGTGGAACCGGCGCCAGCTGAAGACAGCGTAG